The proteins below come from a single Thermotoga sp. KOL6 genomic window:
- a CDS encoding ABC transporter permease, translating into MRRYLVKKTLIYILTFFFAVTIDWAIPRFMPGNPINFLISRFAGLPESVKVLQSYFTQAFGLDKPLWEQYVNFWKALFNGDLGISIYMYPQPVAKVIAEALPYSLVILLPAVLLSFAIGNRFGAFVARKKKLDNFALPIFYTLTASPYFWFGILLAWIFGVVIPLFPLAGAYSFGITPSFSWQFILDFLHHWVLPFGSLFLVMLGGWAIGMRNMIIYELEANYSRYLEALGSSQRLIRRYAYRNAILPQVTGLAIQLGTVVAGALTTEIVFSYPGIGYLLMQGILNQDYFLIQGCFLFIILGVLLANFLVDIFYVIIDPRIRKSYSGEV; encoded by the coding sequence TTGAGAAGATATCTCGTCAAGAAGACACTGATCTACATATTAACCTTCTTTTTTGCTGTTACTATCGATTGGGCAATCCCTCGTTTTATGCCAGGTAACCCTATCAATTTTCTGATATCAAGGTTTGCGGGTCTTCCAGAATCTGTAAAGGTTCTCCAAAGCTATTTTACACAAGCCTTCGGGTTGGATAAACCACTTTGGGAGCAGTACGTAAATTTCTGGAAAGCACTTTTCAACGGTGACTTGGGAATAAGTATTTATATGTATCCCCAACCGGTTGCTAAAGTGATAGCAGAAGCCTTACCGTATTCTCTAGTGATACTTTTACCAGCAGTTCTATTGAGTTTTGCGATAGGAAATAGATTCGGTGCCTTCGTTGCTAGGAAAAAGAAACTTGACAATTTCGCGTTGCCAATTTTCTATACTTTAACAGCTTCACCGTACTTTTGGTTTGGTATACTCCTTGCGTGGATATTCGGTGTTGTAATTCCTCTTTTTCCATTGGCGGGAGCTTACAGTTTTGGCATAACACCTTCTTTTTCTTGGCAGTTTATTCTCGATTTCCTTCATCATTGGGTGCTTCCATTTGGTTCTTTGTTCCTTGTGATGTTAGGTGGATGGGCAATTGGAATGAGAAATATGATCATATACGAATTAGAAGCAAACTACTCAAGGTACCTTGAGGCTCTGGGATCTTCTCAGAGGTTAATAAGGAGATACGCTTACAGAAATGCTATTCTTCCACAAGTGACAGGGCTTGCTATTCAGCTTGGAACGGTGGTGGCAGGAGCTCTCACAACTGAAATAGTGTTTTCTTATCCTGGGATAGGTTACTTACTTATGCAGGGGATATTAAATCAAGACTATTTCTTGATACAGGGATGTTTCCTTTTCATTATTCTTGGGGTGCTTCTTGCCAATTTTCTAGTTGATATTTTCTATGTGATCATAGATCCGAGAATCAGAAAATCTTATTCAGGAGAGGTTTGA
- a CDS encoding ABC transporter ATP-binding protein, with translation MSLLKVQNLTKEFPLGFFGRERLKAVDNVSFEIDRSKIVSLIGESGSGKTTIGKLILKLVRPSSGRILVDGKDITQIKKKDLKEYYKEVQGVFQDPFSSFNPIYKIDRVFNMVFEEFFPGTPFSERRSKIEEVIVSVGMNPREILGKYPHQLSGGQLQRILIARTLLLNVKLLIADEIISMLDASTRVDILNLLSDLRERGMSVIFITHDLSLGYYISDETFIMYRGNIVEMGDTEKVFHNPVHPYTKMLLESVPEIDKKWDLRKRFIPELIGSSNAPCKYYDRCPIKDGKCLVQKPELVEVEENHKVLCLKAGG, from the coding sequence TTGAGTCTTCTGAAAGTTCAGAATCTAACGAAAGAATTTCCATTGGGATTTTTTGGACGTGAAAGATTGAAAGCTGTTGACAACGTTTCTTTTGAGATAGACCGTTCCAAAATAGTTTCTTTGATAGGTGAAAGTGGAAGCGGAAAAACCACAATAGGGAAGCTCATTTTGAAACTGGTAAGGCCTTCGTCTGGAAGAATTTTGGTCGATGGTAAAGATATAACACAGATTAAGAAAAAGGATCTCAAAGAATACTACAAAGAAGTTCAAGGAGTCTTTCAAGACCCGTTTTCTTCTTTCAATCCTATATACAAAATAGACAGAGTGTTCAACATGGTCTTCGAAGAATTTTTCCCTGGCACACCTTTTTCTGAGCGACGCTCCAAGATTGAGGAAGTCATCGTTTCTGTAGGAATGAATCCTAGGGAGATCTTGGGGAAATACCCTCATCAGTTGAGTGGCGGCCAACTTCAAAGAATACTCATTGCACGGACTCTTCTTCTCAACGTTAAGCTCCTAATAGCTGATGAGATAATAAGTATGCTCGATGCTTCCACAAGGGTGGATATATTGAATCTTCTCAGTGATCTCAGAGAGCGTGGGATGTCTGTCATTTTCATCACACACGACCTTTCCTTGGGGTATTATATCAGTGACGAAACTTTCATAATGTACAGGGGAAACATTGTAGAAATGGGAGACACAGAGAAAGTGTTCCACAATCCCGTTCATCCTTACACGAAAATGCTTCTCGAATCCGTTCCAGAGATCGATAAGAAATGGGATCTCCGAAAAAGGTTTATACCAGAACTTATTGGATCTTCCAACGCTCCATGCAAGTATTACGATAGATGTCCAATAAAAGATGGAAAATGTCTTGTTCAAAAACCAGAACTCGTTGAAGTGGAGGAAAATCACAAGGTGCTCTGCTTGAAAGCAGGAGGTTAG
- a CDS encoding ABC transporter ATP-binding protein codes for MIGVAEVVLNVKDLKIYYRTLYGYVKAVDGISFDIKRGEILGIAGESGCGKSTLGNGLILLKPPMKYISGEAILDGKNIMTLSQKELRKIRYEKISIIPQYAMDAMNPTKKIKQIIDDLLHEHGESFERKKDVIEERLEIVNLGKRVLNMYPIELSGGMKQRMVMVISTLMNPDILIADEITSALDVSSQRAVIQMLYEMREKEIMGSLAFITHDLSVLYQIADKVMVLYAGRVAEISPIEDLVKDPLHPYTKMLLSSLPKIGVRYSQTKLKGIPGYPPSLLNIGSGCRFKDRCPYAFEKCKQDPPVFDVDGRKVSCWLFERGDVN; via the coding sequence GTGATAGGTGTGGCAGAAGTGGTTCTAAATGTCAAGGATTTGAAAATTTACTACAGAACTCTTTATGGCTATGTAAAAGCTGTTGATGGAATAAGCTTCGATATAAAAAGAGGAGAAATTCTTGGAATCGCAGGGGAATCAGGTTGTGGAAAATCGACGTTGGGAAATGGCCTCATTCTTCTAAAGCCTCCTATGAAGTACATCAGTGGAGAAGCTATTTTGGATGGGAAAAACATAATGACACTTTCACAGAAAGAACTCAGGAAGATTCGATACGAGAAGATTTCGATCATACCCCAATACGCAATGGATGCTATGAATCCAACGAAAAAGATAAAGCAAATCATCGATGACCTCCTGCACGAACATGGAGAAAGCTTTGAAAGAAAAAAGGATGTCATAGAAGAAAGGCTTGAAATAGTGAATCTTGGGAAAAGGGTGCTCAATATGTATCCTATAGAGCTTTCAGGTGGTATGAAGCAAAGAATGGTTATGGTGATATCCACGTTGATGAACCCTGATATTTTGATCGCTGATGAAATCACGTCTGCTTTAGATGTGAGTTCTCAGCGAGCAGTTATACAGATGCTTTACGAGATGAGGGAAAAAGAAATAATGGGGTCCCTTGCTTTCATAACACACGATCTATCAGTTCTCTATCAGATAGCTGACAAGGTAATGGTTTTATATGCAGGTAGAGTTGCGGAGATATCTCCGATAGAAGATCTCGTCAAAGATCCCCTTCATCCTTACACGAAAATGCTTCTTTCTTCACTTCCAAAAATAGGTGTGAGATACTCCCAGACCAAGTTAAAAGGAATACCCGGTTATCCCCCTAGCCTTTTGAACATAGGATCAGGTTGTAGATTCAAAGACAGGTGTCCATATGCATTCGAAAAGTGTAAGCAAGATCCTCCTGTATTCGATGTGGATGGAAGAAAGGTTTCGTGTTGGCTTTTCGAAAGAGGTGATGTAAATTGA
- a CDS encoding ABC transporter substrate-binding protein, with protein MKKFLVLLLLVSALVAVFGQAFERNKTLYWGGALWSPPSNWNPFTPWNAVAGTVGLVYEPLFLYDPLNDKFEPWLAESGEWVSDNEYVLKLRKGLRWQDGMPLTVEDVKFTFEIAKKYTGISYSPVWNWLDRIEKIDNFTLKFVFSDPRYQEWKQMLINTPIVPKHIWEKKTEEEVLQSANEYPVGSGPYYVESWTQDRCVFKKNENWWGIRELGYDPKPERVVELRVLSNNVAVGMLMKGELDWSNFFLPGVPVLKKAYGIVTWYDEPPYMLPANTAGVFVNVNKYPLSIPEFRRAMAFAIDPAKIVNRAYENMVTAANPAGILPLPGYMKYYPKEVIEKYGFTYNPEKAKEILDKLGFKDANGDGFREDPNGKPFKLTIECPYGWTDWMVSIQSIAEDLVKVGINVEPKYPDYSKYADDLYGGKFDLILNNFTTGVAATIWSYFNGVFYPDAVESEYSYAGNFGRYSNPEVETLLDELNRSKEDDKIKEVVAKLSEILLKDLPFIPLWYNGAWFQASNAVWTNWPTEKNPYAVPIGWNGWWQLTGIKTLFGIEAK; from the coding sequence GTGAAAAAGTTTTTAGTATTACTTCTTCTTGTTTCAGCTTTGGTTGCAGTATTTGGACAAGCATTCGAAAGAAACAAAACACTTTATTGGGGCGGTGCGTTGTGGTCACCTCCGTCCAACTGGAATCCATTTACACCTTGGAACGCAGTGGCTGGAACGGTAGGTTTGGTTTATGAACCCTTGTTCCTGTACGATCCATTGAACGACAAATTCGAACCATGGCTGGCGGAGAGTGGAGAATGGGTCAGTGACAACGAATACGTACTCAAACTCAGGAAAGGACTCAGGTGGCAGGACGGTATGCCTCTTACGGTGGAAGATGTAAAATTCACTTTTGAAATTGCCAAAAAGTACACGGGAATCAGCTACAGCCCTGTTTGGAATTGGCTCGACAGGATCGAAAAAATTGACAATTTCACTTTGAAGTTCGTCTTTTCCGATCCCAGATATCAGGAATGGAAACAAATGCTTATCAACACTCCTATTGTGCCGAAGCACATTTGGGAGAAAAAAACGGAAGAAGAAGTTCTCCAGAGTGCTAATGAATATCCTGTTGGTTCCGGACCTTACTACGTTGAAAGTTGGACACAAGACAGATGTGTTTTCAAGAAGAATGAGAACTGGTGGGGTATAAGAGAACTCGGATATGATCCTAAACCTGAAAGAGTTGTTGAGTTGAGAGTTCTCAGTAACAACGTCGCTGTGGGAATGTTGATGAAAGGTGAACTCGACTGGAGTAACTTCTTCCTTCCTGGAGTCCCCGTTTTGAAAAAAGCGTACGGAATTGTTACTTGGTACGATGAACCTCCTTACATGCTTCCTGCCAACACAGCAGGTGTCTTTGTCAATGTTAACAAGTATCCTCTCAGCATACCAGAGTTCAGAAGAGCAATGGCCTTTGCAATTGATCCGGCGAAAATAGTGAATAGGGCATATGAAAACATGGTTACAGCAGCGAATCCTGCCGGTATATTGCCGCTTCCTGGCTACATGAAGTATTACCCGAAAGAGGTCATCGAAAAATACGGTTTCACATACAATCCAGAGAAAGCAAAAGAGATCCTTGATAAACTTGGATTCAAAGATGCGAACGGCGATGGTTTCAGAGAAGATCCGAACGGAAAGCCGTTCAAGCTCACTATAGAATGTCCTTACGGCTGGACAGATTGGATGGTGTCCATTCAGTCAATAGCTGAAGATCTCGTTAAAGTTGGTATCAACGTAGAACCTAAATATCCAGACTACTCTAAATACGCAGACGATCTCTACGGTGGAAAATTCGACCTCATTCTTAACAACTTTACAACGGGAGTCGCTGCTACCATATGGTCTTACTTCAATGGTGTGTTCTATCCAGATGCAGTAGAGTCCGAATACTCCTACGCTGGAAACTTTGGAAGATACTCTAATCCAGAGGTTGAAACACTTCTCGATGAACTCAACAGAAGCAAAGAAGATGATAAAATTAAAGAAGTGGTAGCCAAACTGTCGGAGATCCTACTCAAAGATCTGCCGTTCATACCACTTTGGTACAACGGAGCCTGGTTCCAAGCTTCCAACGCTGTCTGGACGAACTGGCCAACGGAAAAGAATCCATACGCAGTACCCATAGGATGGAACGGTTGGTGGCAACTCACCGGTATCAAGACACTGTTTGGAATTGAAGCAAAATGA
- a CDS encoding ABC transporter permease — protein MTRKEFVHFFLKNKKVIFAICVYIGLILLALIGPYISPYKDPLAFVGPGYQPPSKEHWLGTNTFGQDIFTQLVYGLRSSLFVGLLGGTLATTIGLFVGFVAGYRGGWFDEILMMFTNILMVIPTLALLIIIAAYLPYRGVFIESVIIGFTAWPWTARAVRAQTLSLKTREFVDLARITARSPMKIIFGEIMPNMMSYVFMVFILQFGGAILAATGLDFIGLGPTRGMSLGIMMQQATLWNAIQLGMWWWAITPGAVITLMVATLYVMNAGLDEIFNPKLREM, from the coding sequence ATGACACGAAAAGAATTTGTCCACTTCTTTTTAAAAAATAAAAAGGTCATTTTTGCAATATGTGTATACATAGGATTGATCCTTCTTGCCCTCATAGGGCCTTACATCTCTCCTTACAAGGATCCTCTTGCTTTTGTAGGACCAGGATACCAACCTCCAAGCAAAGAACATTGGCTTGGTACCAACACGTTCGGTCAAGACATATTCACCCAGCTTGTTTACGGTCTGAGAAGCTCTTTGTTCGTTGGGCTCCTTGGTGGTACGTTAGCAACAACTATAGGTTTGTTCGTTGGATTTGTTGCAGGATACAGAGGCGGCTGGTTCGATGAGATACTCATGATGTTTACGAACATTCTTATGGTGATACCAACTCTCGCTCTTCTCATAATAATAGCTGCTTATCTCCCATACAGAGGGGTTTTCATAGAGAGTGTGATCATAGGGTTCACTGCTTGGCCTTGGACAGCGAGAGCTGTAAGGGCACAGACGCTTTCTTTGAAGACAAGGGAGTTTGTCGACCTTGCGAGAATCACAGCCAGGAGCCCTATGAAGATCATTTTTGGTGAAATAATGCCTAATATGATGTCCTATGTTTTCATGGTGTTCATTCTTCAATTTGGTGGGGCAATTCTCGCTGCTACAGGCCTTGATTTCATCGGTTTGGGGCCGACGAGAGGAATGTCTTTGGGTATCATGATGCAACAGGCCACTCTCTGGAATGCAATTCAACTTGGTATGTGGTGGTGGGCTATCACTCCTGGTGCTGTGATAACCCTTATGGTTGCTACCCTTTACGTTATGAATGCTGGCCTTGACGAAATCTTCAATCCTAAGCTCAGGGAGATGTGA
- a CDS encoding LacI family DNA-binding transcriptional regulator — MASIKDVAKLAGVSIATVSRVINGYNNVSEETRKRVIDAIRKLNYHPVYSVKSAVLKRTVGVLVPNFGGFHYNEILTGIEKEAIKRDFTLMISTTFHRTSLELERLEVLFSKRVDGIIVCSSKKDEEQLERLIKSAIPVVVVDREEPEVRIDNVGIDNYAAGRMCAKYLLEKGHKRVLLLRGRKDVYSFSDRERGFINYATRHGMEVKAVSCGYFPEHGYQAVEKYLKKHGRDFTAVFAINDLSAIGVMKALHDLGIAVPDEISVMGFDDDPISSYTVPALTTVRQPREEIGRMAFAILYERLSGKKGVARRVILPVEIVERDSVKQL; from the coding sequence ATGGCTTCGATCAAAGATGTGGCCAAGCTCGCGGGTGTTTCCATTGCAACTGTTTCCCGGGTGATAAACGGTTACAACAACGTATCCGAGGAAACGAGAAAGAGAGTCATCGATGCAATCAGAAAACTCAACTATCACCCTGTTTATTCTGTAAAATCCGCCGTTCTTAAAAGAACAGTGGGAGTTTTGGTGCCGAACTTTGGTGGTTTTCATTACAATGAGATATTAACAGGTATTGAAAAAGAAGCTATAAAAAGAGATTTCACGTTGATGATTTCAACCACCTTTCACAGAACTTCTTTGGAACTGGAAAGACTTGAGGTCCTCTTTTCGAAAAGGGTAGACGGTATCATTGTTTGTTCATCGAAAAAAGATGAGGAACAACTTGAAAGATTGATAAAAAGTGCTATACCTGTGGTCGTTGTGGACAGGGAAGAACCTGAAGTCAGAATCGACAACGTAGGAATAGACAATTATGCAGCTGGTAGGATGTGCGCAAAGTATCTTTTGGAGAAGGGACATAAAAGAGTTCTGCTCTTGAGAGGAAGAAAAGATGTGTATTCGTTCTCAGACAGAGAAAGAGGGTTCATAAACTACGCAACAAGGCACGGAATGGAAGTGAAAGCTGTTTCTTGCGGATATTTCCCAGAACATGGGTATCAAGCTGTGGAAAAATATTTGAAAAAACATGGTAGAGATTTTACCGCTGTCTTTGCTATAAATGATCTTTCTGCAATAGGTGTTATGAAAGCTCTTCATGACTTGGGGATAGCTGTACCGGACGAAATTTCCGTCATGGGGTTCGACGACGATCCAATATCCAGCTACACTGTACCAGCTTTGACAACCGTAAGACAACCCAGAGAAGAAATAGGAAGGATGGCGTTTGCGATACTCTACGAAAGATTATCGGGAAAGAAAGGTGTAGCAAGAAGGGTAATTTTACCTGTAGAAATTGTCGAAAGAGATTCTGTGAAACAACTATGA
- a CDS encoding FAD-dependent oxidoreductase → MAMQKLPEKDFFAPLKAWKFLGKKPVTIQVPNKEKREASERYRGFHVNDWGKCIGCGTCSKICPTDAITMMEVPDLTQEDGKLPQRPVIDYGRCSFCALCVDICTTGSLKMTREYIHISEDPEDFIYMPTDKGLNAKGGLYKFGEAPLGWVRDKDSELLDLERVEMPKEEPKVRVKSFIEIVKGYSREQAMQEAARCVECGICTYTCPEHMDIPQYIKAIYEDNLKEGLRWLYKTNPLSMVCGRVCTHRCETACSVSVRGEPIAIQWLKRYIVDSIPLEDYDKILNIRPERKEKSVGIIGSGPAGLAAAYFLATMGYDVTIYEAESRPGGVMRYGIPKYRLPDEALDKDIAFIEALGVRILLNTKIGRDIPFEEVTKRHDAVFLATGFGLGRSTKVPGTDHPNVKQALPVLKMIRDYLRGDGPKPPVPRKLVVIGGGNVAMDISRSMARLQTMEYGEVNIQTLSLEGCYDDMPADMEEIEEAIEEGVVIKPGWGPIEIVIENDEIKGVRFKKCVRVFDDEGRFSPQFDESKQIFVEADMVIEAIGQAPDYSYLPEDIRNKLEFVRGRIKTNEYNQTTIEWLFAGGDIVHGPDIINGIADGHRAAKGIDMYLERK, encoded by the coding sequence ATGGCAATGCAAAAATTACCTGAGAAGGATTTCTTTGCTCCTCTGAAAGCTTGGAAATTTTTAGGAAAAAAACCCGTTACCATACAGGTTCCAAATAAAGAAAAGAGAGAGGCCTCTGAAAGATATAGAGGATTTCATGTGAATGATTGGGGAAAATGTATAGGATGTGGAACATGCTCAAAAATTTGTCCTACAGATGCCATAACGATGATGGAAGTACCAGATTTGACCCAAGAAGACGGGAAATTGCCCCAGCGCCCTGTGATAGATTATGGTAGGTGTTCTTTCTGCGCTCTTTGCGTTGACATATGTACAACAGGATCACTTAAGATGACCAGAGAATACATTCACATTTCGGAGGATCCAGAGGACTTTATATACATGCCGACAGACAAAGGTTTGAATGCGAAAGGGGGTCTTTACAAATTTGGGGAGGCTCCCCTTGGATGGGTGAGAGACAAGGATTCCGAACTTTTGGATCTTGAAAGAGTCGAGATGCCAAAAGAGGAACCCAAGGTAAGAGTCAAATCCTTCATTGAAATAGTGAAAGGATACAGTAGAGAACAAGCTATGCAAGAGGCCGCAAGATGCGTTGAGTGTGGTATTTGTACGTACACCTGCCCGGAACATATGGATATTCCGCAATATATAAAAGCAATTTATGAAGACAATCTAAAGGAAGGACTCAGATGGCTCTACAAGACTAATCCCCTTTCTATGGTTTGTGGAAGAGTCTGTACTCATAGATGTGAAACTGCTTGTTCCGTGAGTGTTAGAGGAGAACCTATCGCCATTCAATGGCTGAAAAGATACATAGTAGACAGTATACCTCTTGAAGATTATGACAAAATATTGAACATAAGGCCAGAAAGGAAGGAAAAAAGTGTTGGAATAATAGGTTCTGGACCTGCAGGTTTGGCAGCTGCTTATTTCCTAGCAACCATGGGATACGACGTGACGATATATGAAGCAGAGTCAAGGCCAGGTGGAGTCATGAGGTATGGTATTCCGAAATACAGACTCCCAGATGAAGCCTTGGACAAGGATATTGCCTTTATTGAAGCACTTGGCGTGAGAATTCTTCTCAACACAAAGATCGGTCGCGATATACCTTTCGAAGAAGTAACGAAGAGGCACGATGCCGTATTTCTCGCAACGGGATTCGGCCTTGGCAGATCAACCAAAGTACCGGGCACAGATCATCCGAATGTAAAGCAGGCTCTCCCCGTTCTCAAAATGATTAGAGACTACCTCAGAGGAGATGGCCCAAAACCCCCTGTGCCTAGAAAACTCGTGGTTATCGGTGGTGGAAACGTAGCCATGGATATATCTAGATCTATGGCGCGGCTTCAAACTATGGAATATGGAGAAGTGAACATCCAAACGCTGTCCCTAGAAGGATGTTATGACGACATGCCTGCCGACATGGAAGAAATCGAAGAGGCAATCGAGGAAGGAGTTGTCATAAAACCAGGTTGGGGTCCCATAGAAATTGTTATAGAGAACGACGAAATAAAAGGTGTAAGATTCAAAAAATGCGTCAGAGTTTTCGATGATGAAGGACGCTTCAGTCCACAATTTGATGAGAGTAAACAAATATTTGTAGAAGCGGACATGGTAATCGAGGCAATAGGACAAGCTCCAGATTATTCCTACTTGCCGGAGGATATAAGAAACAAATTGGAATTCGTGAGAGGAAGAATCAAGACCAACGAATACAATCAAACTACGATAGAGTGGCTCTTTGCTGGTGGTGACATAGTTCACGGTCCAGATATCATCAATGGAATAGCGGATGGGCACAGAGCGGCAAAGGGGATAGATATGTACTTGGAAAGAAAGTGA
- a CDS encoding cellulase family glycosylhydrolase: MSRIMFILLAMTISFTLFSNDEFVRVKNGRFFLNGQDFRFIGSNNYYMHYKSSNMIDNVLESAKDMGIKVLRIWGFLDGENYCREKNTYMHPAPGVFGIPENISGVQDGFERLDYTIKRAKELGIKLIVVLVNNWDDFGGMNQYVKWLNGRHHDDFYRDKNIKEEYKRYVSYIVNRVNIYTGIPYKDEPTIMAWELANEPRCETDKSGETLVEWVKEMSAYIKNLDPNHLVAIGDEGFFNNYEGFEPYDGEAGWTYSGWSGVDWKKLLEIETIDFGTFHLYPSHWGVKPENYAQWGAKWIEDHIKIAKKLGKPVVLEEYGIPKSAPVDRVAVYKLWNDVIYDLGGDGAMFWFLAGVGEGRDKDERGYYPDYDGFRIVNDDSEEAALFRNYTRLFSDGESVRENTALFVIPKNEAELKGKVKVRVAIFDYNGSLKSFVVKIGERVFTDDQMKALGYGIYGITFDTTQLLDGEYELFLKASFGGDVAADTVGVKIVNKARYVLLEKVDFSNPDEIKKWWNSGTWQAEFEKPDIEWSNVIGEGSLRVNVKLSGKNDWEEVRVARNFEDLFECEILEYDIYIPDLEDLSGRLRPYAVLNPGWVKIGLDKNIMNYKGGKIVLFNGQRFRKFHVKIEFNRVSGVKELHIGVVGDHLKYEGPIYIDNIRLYKKGR; encoded by the coding sequence ATGAGTAGAATTATGTTCATTTTATTGGCCATGACGATCTCGTTTACCCTGTTTTCAAACGATGAATTTGTGAGAGTGAAAAATGGACGCTTCTTTTTAAATGGTCAAGATTTTCGCTTCATCGGAAGCAATAATTACTACATGCATTACAAGAGTAGCAACATGATAGACAACGTCCTTGAGAGTGCAAAAGATATGGGAATAAAAGTTCTTAGAATTTGGGGATTCCTCGATGGAGAAAACTATTGTCGTGAGAAGAATACCTATATGCACCCCGCCCCTGGTGTTTTTGGGATCCCAGAGAATATATCTGGAGTTCAAGACGGTTTCGAACGCTTGGATTACACTATTAAGAGAGCAAAAGAGCTGGGAATAAAGCTTATTGTTGTACTTGTAAACAATTGGGATGATTTTGGAGGGATGAATCAATATGTTAAATGGTTAAATGGAAGGCATCATGATGATTTCTATAGAGATAAAAATATAAAAGAAGAATACAAAAGGTACGTTTCGTACATCGTAAACAGGGTGAACATCTACACTGGGATTCCTTATAAGGATGAACCAACAATCATGGCATGGGAACTGGCGAACGAACCGAGATGCGAAACTGATAAGTCCGGAGAAACGCTTGTAGAATGGGTTAAGGAAATGAGCGCTTATATAAAAAATTTGGATCCGAACCATCTTGTAGCAATAGGGGATGAAGGCTTCTTCAACAACTATGAAGGGTTCGAACCTTACGATGGAGAAGCGGGATGGACTTACAGTGGCTGGTCAGGTGTCGACTGGAAGAAACTCCTTGAGATCGAAACCATAGACTTTGGAACTTTCCACCTTTATCCGTCGCATTGGGGTGTGAAACCTGAAAACTACGCCCAGTGGGGAGCAAAGTGGATAGAGGATCACATAAAGATAGCGAAAAAATTAGGGAAACCAGTTGTTCTGGAGGAATACGGGATTCCAAAATCTGCACCTGTTGATAGAGTGGCTGTTTACAAATTATGGAATGATGTCATATACGACCTTGGAGGAGATGGTGCGATGTTTTGGTTTTTGGCTGGTGTTGGAGAAGGGAGAGATAAGGACGAAAGAGGGTATTATCCAGATTATGATGGTTTTAGAATCGTGAACGATGATTCTGAAGAAGCTGCACTTTTCAGGAATTACACGAGGTTGTTCAGCGACGGTGAAAGCGTAAGAGAAAATACTGCTTTATTCGTTATACCAAAAAATGAAGCAGAACTCAAGGGAAAGGTGAAAGTGCGAGTGGCAATTTTCGATTACAATGGTTCACTTAAAAGCTTTGTTGTAAAGATAGGAGAACGAGTTTTCACAGATGATCAAATGAAAGCTTTAGGATACGGAATATATGGGATCACTTTCGATACAACTCAACTTCTCGACGGTGAGTACGAATTGTTTCTCAAAGCTAGCTTTGGTGGAGATGTTGCGGCTGATACCGTTGGCGTAAAAATTGTAAACAAAGCACGGTACGTTCTCTTAGAAAAAGTGGATTTTTCTAATCCTGATGAAATAAAGAAATGGTGGAATAGTGGAACTTGGCAGGCAGAATTTGAAAAGCCTGATATCGAGTGGAGCAACGTGATTGGAGAAGGATCGTTGAGAGTAAACGTAAAGTTGTCTGGTAAGAACGATTGGGAAGAAGTGAGAGTGGCTAGAAACTTCGAAGATCTCTTTGAATGTGAAATTCTTGAGTACGATATTTATATTCCAGATCTGGAAGATCTCTCCGGGAGGCTGAGACCATATGCCGTTCTGAATCCGGGTTGGGTGAAAATAGGACTCGATAAAAACATCATGAATTACAAAGGAGGAAAGATTGTTTTGTTCAACGGACAGAGATTCAGAAAGTTCCATGTAAAAATCGAATTCAACAGGGTTTCCGGCGTAAAAGAACTCCACATAGGTGTTGTAGGAGATCATTTGAAATACGAAGGGCCCATTTACATCGATAACATCCGTCTTTACAAAAAGGGGAGGTAA